In Capricornis sumatraensis isolate serow.1 chromosome 6, serow.2, whole genome shotgun sequence, the genomic window AGACAAGGATCTCATGATTTCCACTCTGACGGTTTCCCAGGCACAGTCGCTGTATCCCTTCTCTTGCAGGTAGACATGGATGCCCTGGAAGTACCTCTTCACGGCCAGGGTGGGGCCCGTCCTCCCCAGGGCAGAGTCTTCCTCTCCCGTCACCTGCCCCAGGCAGGCGTCCAGATGGTCCAGCTGCTGATGGAGTCCAGTGCGGAGCTGCTCCAGGAGGGTGGTGTCCCAGGCAGCAGAGGCGCGCTCTGTGTGGAAGAGGTTGAAGCTCTGCTGGAGCATCTCGTGGAGCACAGAGATGGCCTGGGCCTCCTGGAGCTGGCcgccctccaccatctcctgggggaAAGCGAAGTCTTTTCTGTCCTGCAGACAGAAGCGAGGGGAGATTCTCCTCATTTCGCTCAGGAGTCTGAGGTTCTGGCTGCCAACCAGCACATGGTTCTGAGACAGGTCACAGCCCAGTGATCCTCCCTGGCCATAGCTGACCAGCACCAGGGCCATCAGTAGAGAGAGCATGAAGGCCATAGGGAAGATGCGGCTGCTGCTGGGCTGGCTGAGGCGACGTCTGGTGGAACCTTGAGGTAGGTTCTCTGATGCCATGCTTTCTAAGCGAGGCCTTTAAATAGTGAACAtggtaattttcattttctaattgttttaatacactttcacttccttttttgattttcatttatgtattcataatatgatgaaagaaaatgtcagtttAAAGTGTTAATTTTACCTATTTCCCAATAATTTCAAATGTACCCATCCGATTGTATATGTCAATTAAAtgagaatgtttttattattcatcACTTTTATTTACACTGTTCAGCATTTTCCGCTCAGAGTTTCAGAGCTGGAGGAAGGACATTCAGTGATGGTGTCTCTCACTGGAAGCTTATGTCACAGAATCTAGTGa contains:
- the LOC138080940 gene encoding interferon omega-1-like, with the translated sequence MAFMLSLLMALVLVSYGQGGSLGCDLSQNHVLVGSQNLRLLSEMRRISPRFCLQDRKDFAFPQEMVEGGQLQEAQAISVLHEMLQQSFNLFHTERASAAWDTTLLEQLRTGLHQQLDHLDACLGQVTGEEDSALGRTGPTLAVKRYFQGIHVYLQEKGYSDCAWETVRVEIMRSLSSSASLHERLRMIDGDLSSP